A single region of the Elizabethkingia sp. JS20170427COW genome encodes:
- a CDS encoding PLP-dependent aminotransferase family protein — MSSPEEIPFSSFIKIDRDHHDAIYLQIVYQLINAIKRGQLSEGNKLPGSRLLAQELGVHRKTIIAALDELRDQDWIETIPNIGSFIKNPENKNIARANIQLFSERYGEIPISQNYILDIPTEDAICPLHFTDGQPDYRIIKSEELARFYSGVLRRKLLKQKSLYPSSIFYEQLCNYLNSTRNFHLERKYILSSGTREIILNILTQIIVKRGDLVLVSELNYFFANMTFRQSGAHVQTIPTIDGEINLQYIREHFRKGEIRLLYLQPKFQYPNTQSLSSRQRKELLSLAQEYEFIIIEDDTDHEFSFERNQNFSLFKENKNSWVIYLGSFGRFLIPGFQSYFMIGAENLITEAKKYLNLLGNIDLYKEQALAEIISEGDIHRYRRKVQKIYKERRNLFALLLQEAFQKEIHFHIPKGGLAFWLEFNSDISLVQWAENCQKRGLYIPKFCMYQDKKRCAMRLGFAHLNEEEMRQAISIFSESYFEIKGR, encoded by the coding sequence ATGAGTAGTCCAGAAGAAATCCCCTTTTCCTCTTTTATAAAAATTGATAGAGACCATCATGATGCTATATACTTACAAATCGTGTATCAACTGATTAACGCCATCAAAAGAGGACAACTTTCCGAAGGTAATAAATTACCTGGTAGCAGGCTTCTTGCTCAGGAGTTAGGCGTCCACCGAAAAACCATTATTGCTGCTTTGGACGAACTAAGAGATCAGGACTGGATTGAAACAATCCCTAATATTGGGAGTTTTATTAAAAATCCAGAAAATAAAAACATTGCTAGAGCTAACATTCAGCTCTTTTCTGAACGGTATGGTGAAATTCCTATTTCCCAAAACTACATCTTAGATATACCTACAGAGGATGCTATTTGTCCCCTCCACTTTACCGATGGGCAGCCAGACTATCGCATTATCAAAAGTGAAGAATTGGCCAGGTTCTATTCAGGTGTACTTAGACGAAAACTTCTTAAACAGAAAAGCCTTTATCCTTCCTCTATTTTTTATGAACAACTTTGCAACTATCTTAACTCTACCCGCAATTTTCATTTAGAGAGGAAATATATTCTCAGCTCGGGAACTAGAGAAATCATCCTTAACATCCTTACCCAAATTATTGTAAAAAGAGGAGATTTGGTTTTGGTTTCAGAACTCAACTATTTCTTTGCCAATATGACTTTCCGACAATCTGGAGCCCATGTGCAAACCATCCCAACCATTGATGGAGAAATTAACCTACAATACATCCGAGAGCATTTCCGAAAAGGAGAAATTAGATTGTTGTACTTACAACCTAAATTTCAATATCCAAACACCCAAAGCTTGTCTTCCCGACAACGAAAAGAATTGCTATCACTAGCTCAAGAGTATGAATTTATCATTATAGAGGATGATACCGACCATGAATTTTCTTTTGAAAGAAATCAGAATTTTTCACTCTTCAAAGAAAATAAAAACTCTTGGGTTATCTATTTAGGATCTTTCGGAAGGTTTCTTATTCCTGGTTTCCAATCTTATTTTATGATTGGTGCAGAAAATCTGATTACAGAAGCTAAGAAATATCTAAACTTATTAGGAAATATAGATCTTTATAAAGAACAAGCTCTAGCCGAAATAATCTCCGAAGGAGATATCCACCGATACAGAAGAAAAGTTCAAAAAATATACAAAGAAAGACGTAATCTCTTTGCCCTCTTGCTACAAGAAGCTTTTCAAAAAGAAATTCACTTTCACATACCGAAAGGAGGTTTGGCTTTTTGGCTAGAATTTAACAGTGATATTTCCCTAGTACAATGGGCAGAAAATTGCCAAAAAAGAGGACTTTATATTCCTAAATTTTGCATGTACCAAGATAAAAAGCGTTGTGCTATGCGTTTAGGTTTCGCTCATCTTAACGAAGAGGAAATGCGCCAAGCTATTTCTATTTTCTCCGAAAGTTATTTTGAGATAAAAGGAAGATAA
- a CDS encoding DUF3667 domain-containing protein — translation MHGIFHVDGGIVFTLKKMFTEPGKSIREYLQGKRQAHFKPVLFVLIIAGFCSLLKHVILKDSNDDIKKEIAIDVGDEPSDVLSNVDKEGLISYLNYIADWMTEHFPFVILSLVPIAALGLYLGFKKYKVNYAEWLVYSCFSAGQLLAIYFVILVFQSVFGISIYWIYVLICLAISIWTVFQFFEFKSPKILFFRFLLAVIYYCFFSGFIILLLTFFIAALGLWYYQK, via the coding sequence TTGCATGGTATTTTTCATGTAGATGGAGGGATTGTTTTTACTTTGAAAAAAATGTTTACCGAACCCGGTAAGAGTATTCGTGAGTATCTGCAAGGGAAAAGACAAGCTCACTTTAAGCCCGTTTTGTTTGTGTTGATAATAGCAGGGTTTTGTAGTTTATTAAAGCATGTGATTCTTAAAGATTCTAATGATGATATAAAAAAGGAAATTGCCATAGATGTGGGAGATGAACCAAGTGATGTTTTGTCTAATGTGGATAAAGAGGGCTTAATTTCTTATTTGAATTATATAGCAGATTGGATGACGGAACACTTTCCTTTTGTAATCTTATCTCTAGTACCTATTGCAGCTTTAGGACTTTATTTAGGTTTTAAAAAGTATAAAGTTAATTATGCAGAATGGCTGGTATATAGTTGTTTTTCTGCTGGGCAACTATTGGCTATATATTTTGTTATTTTAGTATTCCAGTCTGTTTTTGGGATTTCTATTTATTGGATTTATGTCCTTATTTGTTTAGCCATAAGTATTTGGACTGTCTTTCAGTTTTTTGAGTTTAAATCTCCCAAAATATTATTTTTTAGATTTTTATTAGCAGTAATTTACTATTGTTTTTTTTCAGGATTTATAATATTGTTATTAACTTTTTTTATTGCGGCATTAGGACTTTGGTATTATCAAAAATAA
- a CDS encoding TonB-dependent siderophore receptor, with amino-acid sequence MKRKVLTIALLSLAFGMNAQENTKDVQEVILQGNRMDIPFSQAARDVQVITSEEIKKLPAKSLNELLTFVGGVDVKQRGPFGTQADISIDGGSFEQTLVLVNGMKMIDSQTAHNMMNLPITLDAIDHIEVLRGAAARVYGINALTGAINIVTKKTKNSFVAVDLFGGSSFKSKEEGDGSGIYTGGGVQVTGNLGTEKQSHLFSAGKTSSNGQRYNSAQEGHKFFYNGAYRFNENHSIQALAGYTKNHFGANGFYAAPSDRNSEEIVNTSMFSISSKHQFGNVTISPRISDRYNEDDYRFYKDNLGVARSRHYTNALMMELNGNMKTSIGQFGLGWETRLEKINSSNIGDRERDNHGAYAEFKTQLTDKLMANLGAYVNYNSDYGWKMYPGLDMAYMVDQHWKISASVGSGQRIPSFTDLYLDQKPGNVGNPFVQPENAWQYEANVNYTKGGFSAQTGYFFRDITDFIDWIRPDASVPYSPVNFGKNKIHGFYARVQHSFSLGENQRLGYRLSYNFLSPKIYGDDTNQSKYVLESLKHQFIAGLQYSIQDFSVQVENRWMKRELNKGYNVTDIRLNYQWKDFVVYSDITNIFEAQYRESGAVPMPGRWFSLGFRYLWQNNK; translated from the coding sequence ATGAAGAGAAAAGTTCTTACAATTGCTCTGTTGAGCTTAGCTTTTGGGATGAATGCCCAGGAAAATACCAAAGATGTACAAGAAGTTATTTTACAAGGAAACCGAATGGATATTCCGTTTAGCCAAGCGGCTAGGGATGTTCAGGTAATTACAAGTGAAGAAATTAAAAAACTTCCTGCAAAATCATTGAACGAGCTGTTGACTTTCGTAGGTGGGGTAGATGTAAAGCAAAGAGGGCCTTTCGGAACTCAGGCGGACATCAGCATTGATGGTGGTTCTTTTGAGCAAACTTTGGTTTTGGTGAACGGAATGAAGATGATAGATTCCCAAACGGCTCACAATATGATGAATTTGCCTATTACTTTGGATGCTATTGACCATATTGAAGTGTTGAGAGGTGCGGCGGCCAGAGTGTACGGAATAAATGCGCTAACTGGAGCCATTAATATTGTAACGAAAAAAACTAAAAACTCTTTTGTTGCGGTAGATCTTTTTGGTGGGTCGTCTTTTAAATCTAAAGAAGAAGGTGACGGAAGCGGAATTTATACTGGCGGTGGCGTACAAGTTACCGGAAATTTAGGAACCGAGAAGCAAAGCCATTTGTTTTCTGCTGGGAAAACTTCTAGCAATGGACAGCGTTACAATTCTGCACAAGAAGGTCATAAGTTTTTCTATAATGGGGCTTATCGCTTTAATGAAAATCATAGCATACAAGCTTTAGCAGGATATACCAAAAATCACTTTGGAGCTAATGGTTTTTATGCTGCTCCTAGTGATAGAAATTCTGAAGAGATTGTGAATACTTCTATGTTTAGTATTTCTTCTAAACATCAGTTTGGAAATGTAACAATTAGCCCCAGAATTAGCGACCGCTACAATGAAGATGACTATCGTTTTTATAAAGATAATTTAGGAGTAGCTCGTTCCAGACATTATACCAACGCCTTGATGATGGAGCTCAATGGAAATATGAAAACTTCTATCGGCCAGTTTGGATTGGGTTGGGAAACTCGTTTGGAAAAAATTAATAGCTCTAATATTGGAGACAGAGAAAGAGATAACCATGGGGCTTATGCCGAATTTAAAACTCAATTAACCGATAAGTTAATGGCAAATTTAGGCGCTTACGTTAATTACAATAGCGACTATGGTTGGAAGATGTACCCAGGGTTGGATATGGCATATATGGTAGATCAACATTGGAAAATTTCAGCTTCTGTAGGTTCTGGACAAAGGATACCTTCTTTTACCGATTTGTATTTAGATCAAAAACCTGGAAATGTCGGAAATCCTTTTGTACAGCCAGAAAATGCTTGGCAATATGAAGCAAATGTCAATTATACCAAAGGAGGCTTTTCTGCACAAACGGGCTACTTCTTCAGAGATATTACCGATTTTATCGATTGGATAAGACCTGATGCTTCTGTACCTTATTCACCAGTAAATTTCGGAAAAAATAAAATTCACGGGTTTTACGCTAGGGTTCAACATAGCTTTAGTTTAGGAGAAAATCAAAGATTAGGGTATCGCTTAAGTTATAATTTTTTAAGTCCTAAAATTTATGGAGATGATACTAACCAGTCCAAATATGTTTTAGAATCTCTAAAACACCAGTTTATTGCAGGATTGCAGTATAGCATTCAGGATTTTTCAGTTCAGGTGGAAAACCGTTGGATGAAGAGGGAGCTTAACAAGGGATATAATGTGACTGATATTCGCTTGAATTATCAATGGAAAGATTTTGTAGTCTATTCCGATATTACCAATATTTTTGAAGCTCAGTATAGAGAATCAGGAGCGGTGCCAATGCCTGGAAGATGGTTTAGTTTAGGATTTAGATACCTGTGGCAGAATAACAAATAG
- the nadB gene encoding L-aspartate oxidase translates to MIKTDVLVIGSGISGLSYAIKIAEQLPDTKITIVTKADQEESNTKYAQGGMAVVTDFEQDNFTKHIEDTIRAGDGVNDPEVVKLVVEKAPERFKEIVEWGANFDQKDGNFALGREGGHTENRIVHHKDITGWEIERALLETVSQNPNIEILPYHYVIDLITQHHLDKAHNEEEIECYGAYILDEVNKEIKKITAKITLVATGGAGHVYKNTSNPIIATGDGIAFVARAKGKVSNMQYIQFHPTVLYSKHDGMLFLISEAVRGDGAKLRTKKDQAFMHKYDEREELASRDIVARAIDNEMKILGDDYVGLDCRAMDQQKFKEHFPNIYEKCLKEGIDPFQQLIPVVPAAHYLCGGIEVDMNGQTSIHNLFAVGECTNSGLHGANRLASNSLLEGLVYGHEAAMKTVELLKENQFNFENLKSVPEWNDEGMTIMDEMVLVSYLRKQLQEMMSDLVGIVRSNSRLQLALKKHHEIQEVVTELYNYSIISPQLSELRNLVSVAELIITQSIAMKENKGAFFNKDLK, encoded by the coding sequence ATGATAAAAACAGATGTTTTGGTAATTGGTTCCGGGATTTCCGGATTATCTTATGCGATAAAAATTGCTGAACAACTTCCCGATACTAAAATCACCATTGTTACCAAAGCAGATCAAGAGGAATCCAATACCAAATATGCCCAAGGGGGCATGGCGGTAGTAACTGATTTTGAGCAAGATAACTTTACAAAACATATCGAAGATACAATACGAGCAGGAGATGGCGTTAACGACCCTGAGGTGGTGAAATTAGTGGTGGAAAAAGCCCCCGAAAGGTTTAAGGAAATTGTAGAATGGGGTGCAAATTTCGATCAAAAAGACGGAAACTTTGCCCTAGGGCGAGAAGGAGGACATACCGAAAACAGAATTGTACATCACAAAGACATTACAGGTTGGGAAATAGAGAGAGCTCTTTTGGAAACGGTAAGTCAGAATCCTAATATTGAGATATTGCCTTATCATTACGTGATAGATTTAATTACCCAACACCATCTCGATAAAGCGCATAACGAAGAGGAAATCGAATGTTATGGAGCTTATATTTTAGATGAGGTAAATAAGGAAATCAAGAAAATTACCGCCAAGATTACTTTAGTTGCTACAGGAGGGGCTGGACATGTATATAAAAATACATCTAATCCTATTATTGCGACAGGGGATGGGATAGCTTTTGTTGCGCGTGCCAAAGGTAAGGTTTCCAATATGCAGTATATTCAGTTTCATCCAACGGTGTTGTACAGCAAACATGATGGAATGCTATTTTTGATTTCCGAAGCGGTACGTGGAGATGGGGCCAAATTAAGAACCAAAAAAGATCAGGCCTTTATGCATAAATATGATGAAAGGGAGGAATTGGCATCTCGTGATATTGTGGCCAGAGCTATCGATAATGAGATGAAAATTTTAGGAGATGATTATGTTGGGCTAGATTGTAGAGCTATGGATCAACAAAAATTCAAAGAGCATTTCCCTAATATCTATGAAAAATGTTTGAAAGAAGGGATAGACCCTTTTCAACAATTGATACCAGTTGTTCCTGCAGCGCACTACCTTTGTGGAGGGATAGAAGTGGATATGAATGGGCAAACTTCCATTCATAATCTATTTGCAGTAGGAGAATGTACCAACTCAGGATTACATGGTGCTAACCGACTAGCCTCTAACTCTTTACTAGAAGGTCTAGTTTATGGTCATGAAGCTGCAATGAAAACTGTAGAGCTCTTAAAAGAAAATCAATTCAACTTTGAAAACTTAAAATCGGTTCCTGAATGGAATGATGAAGGAATGACGATTATGGATGAAATGGTACTGGTGAGCTACTTGCGAAAACAACTTCAAGAGATGATGAGCGATTTGGTAGGAATTGTAAGAAGCAATTCTAGATTACAACTCGCATTAAAAAAACATCACGAAATTCAGGAAGTGGTTACCGAGTTATATAATTACTCTATTATTTCTCCTCAACTTTCAGAACTGAGAAATTTGGTAAGTGTTGCAGAGTTAATCATTACTCAATCAATAGCTATGAAGGAGAATAAAGGAGCTTTTTTTAACAAAGATTTAAAATAA
- the bioB gene encoding biotin synthase BioB: MTKQEIEEIYHLPLITLLHRASEVHRKHHNPEELQISTLVSIKTGGCPEDCAYCPQAARYHTKVNAADMLTVEEVKQAAIQAKESGSSRVCMGAAWRNVRNNKDFDRVLEMVKTVNRMDMEVCCTLGMITENQAKRLAAAGLYAYNHNLDTSEEYYGEIISTRGYEDRLKTIDNARNAGITICSGGIIGMGETAEDRIGMLYTLSLLNPKPESVPINALVPVEGTPLAEQKRVSSWEMIRMIATTRIVLPKTQVRLSAGRTEMSDEAQALCFLAGANSIFSGDKLLTTPNPERSADQALMDILGLKPKKPFASAPQPVEVDLDPKDLPEEKQIKWSRPNLVR, encoded by the coding sequence ATGACCAAACAAGAAATTGAAGAGATTTATCATCTTCCATTGATTACCCTTTTACATAGGGCATCGGAAGTTCATAGAAAACATCATAATCCTGAGGAGTTACAAATTAGTACTTTGGTTTCTATAAAAACGGGGGGTTGCCCCGAAGATTGTGCCTATTGTCCGCAGGCTGCAAGATATCATACCAAGGTAAATGCTGCTGATATGCTAACGGTAGAAGAAGTGAAACAAGCAGCAATACAAGCAAAGGAATCCGGAAGTTCTAGAGTTTGTATGGGAGCGGCATGGAGAAATGTGAGAAATAATAAGGATTTTGATAGAGTTTTGGAAATGGTAAAAACCGTGAATCGAATGGACATGGAAGTCTGTTGTACTTTAGGGATGATTACCGAAAACCAAGCCAAGCGACTTGCAGCTGCAGGTTTGTATGCCTACAATCATAATTTGGATACTTCTGAGGAATATTATGGTGAAATTATCTCAACCAGAGGGTATGAAGATCGTTTGAAAACCATTGATAACGCCAGAAATGCGGGAATTACCATCTGCTCTGGTGGAATCATCGGAATGGGCGAAACTGCAGAAGATCGTATAGGGATGTTGTACACTTTATCTTTATTGAATCCTAAACCCGAATCGGTACCGATAAATGCTTTGGTGCCTGTGGAAGGAACTCCTTTGGCAGAACAGAAAAGAGTCTCTTCATGGGAAATGATCAGGATGATTGCGACCACCAGAATTGTTCTTCCGAAAACTCAGGTAAGGCTTTCTGCGGGTAGGACAGAAATGAGTGATGAAGCCCAAGCTTTATGCTTTTTAGCAGGAGCCAATTCAATTTTTTCAGGCGATAAATTACTGACCACTCCTAATCCCGAAAGAAGTGCAGACCAAGCTTTGATGGATATCCTAGGATTGAAGCCTAAAAAACCTTTTGCTTCAGCTCCTCAGCCTGTGGAGGTGGATTTAGATCCAAAAGATTTACCAGAAGAAAAACAAATTAAATGGTCTAGGCCTAATTTAGTTAGATAA
- the nadC gene encoding carboxylating nicotinate-nucleotide diphosphorylase, translating to MVRPQYITDTILDEFIKNALTEDLQAGDHSTLSTIPEGLQQSAKLLVKEDCILAGVELAEYIFHYFDPNLKVEIKIKDGEQAKVGDIALYVSGSARSILSTERLVLNCMQRMSGIATMTHEWDQRLVGTKTKLLDTRKTTPNFRICEKWAVAIGGGTNHRFGLYDMVMLKDNHIDYNGSITQAVKMAKEYLEEKNLPLKIEVETRTLEEVKEAVNTPGVDRIMLDNMDNETMAEAVAIINRRCETEASGGVTRDRLKEIAATGVDYISAGALTHSVKNIDLSLKAVKF from the coding sequence ATGGTAAGACCACAATATATTACAGATACTATTCTGGATGAATTCATCAAGAATGCATTAACAGAGGATTTACAAGCAGGTGATCACTCTACATTATCAACTATTCCTGAGGGTTTACAACAATCTGCAAAACTTCTAGTAAAAGAAGATTGTATTTTGGCAGGGGTAGAATTGGCTGAATATATCTTTCATTATTTCGACCCTAATTTGAAGGTAGAAATTAAGATAAAAGATGGAGAACAAGCCAAAGTTGGAGATATAGCCCTTTATGTAAGTGGCTCTGCTAGATCTATACTATCAACAGAGAGATTGGTGCTCAACTGTATGCAGAGAATGAGTGGAATTGCTACCATGACACATGAATGGGATCAGAGATTGGTTGGGACAAAAACCAAACTTTTAGATACTCGCAAGACTACTCCTAACTTCCGTATTTGTGAAAAATGGGCCGTAGCAATTGGAGGGGGAACTAACCATAGATTTGGCTTATATGATATGGTTATGCTGAAAGACAATCATATAGATTATAACGGAAGCATTACCCAAGCAGTAAAAATGGCAAAGGAATATTTAGAAGAAAAAAATCTTCCGTTAAAAATAGAAGTAGAAACCAGAACCTTGGAAGAAGTAAAAGAAGCTGTAAATACCCCGGGTGTAGATAGGATTATGCTGGATAATATGGATAACGAAACCATGGCTGAAGCGGTTGCGATTATTAACAGAAGATGCGAAACGGAAGCTTCAGGAGGCGTTACAAGAGATCGATTAAAAGAAATAGCAGCCACCGGAGTAGATTATATTTCCGCGGGAGCGCTTACCCATTCGGTAAAAAATATTGATTTAAGTTTAAAAGCTGTAAAATTTTAA
- a CDS encoding NAD(P)H-dependent oxidoreductase, with translation MDYLEALRWRYSVKKFNGKKIADKTIENILESARLSASSLGLQPYKIILIESDEVLAKIIPSFYNPNQISTCSHVIVLATETQLNDEYVDGYFQSICECRNMNLDQLGPFRKSIDGFIEQMSKEKKQTWAEKQAYIALGNLLFACALEEVDSCPMEGFRKEMLDQLLNLPEQNLTATVLLTLGYRSKDDEFQHLQKVRRSTEKFYLKY, from the coding sequence ATGGATTACTTAGAGGCATTACGTTGGCGTTATTCTGTAAAAAAGTTTAACGGCAAAAAAATAGCAGACAAAACCATAGAGAATATCTTAGAATCAGCACGGCTTAGTGCAAGTTCTTTAGGGTTGCAGCCTTATAAGATTATATTAATAGAGTCCGACGAAGTTCTTGCTAAAATTATCCCTTCATTTTATAATCCTAACCAAATTTCCACTTGCTCACATGTTATTGTTTTGGCTACCGAAACTCAATTAAACGACGAGTATGTGGATGGATATTTCCAAAGTATTTGCGAATGCAGAAATATGAATTTGGATCAGTTGGGACCTTTCCGAAAGTCTATTGATGGATTTATCGAGCAGATGAGTAAAGAAAAAAAACAAACATGGGCAGAAAAACAAGCCTATATAGCTTTAGGAAATCTGTTGTTTGCTTGTGCTTTAGAGGAAGTGGATTCTTGCCCTATGGAAGGATTTAGAAAAGAAATGTTAGACCAACTCCTTAATCTTCCAGAGCAAAATCTTACAGCAACAGTTCTTCTTACTTTAGGATATCGTTCTAAAGATGACGAATTTCAACACTTACAAAAAGTAAGGCGTTCCACGGAAAAGTTTTATTTAAAATATTAA
- a CDS encoding glycoside hydrolase family 97 protein, with the protein MKWKLFFLLLIAQFCYGQTLNSPHSQLQLLFELDSAGRPIYQLSYKGNPVIDRSKLGFWISGNMDFSKDFTLIHTSNADVDKSWEPVMGEEKSIKNQYREMLVELQSKRGWKMNIRFRLYDDGLGFRYEFPIQEGLRHFRIDKEFTEFVLRDNAKAFWLPSDYDTNEFPTTISKISQIAHKIEEVRREPLAAKAPSKDLAVQTPLMLKTSQGLYVNIHEAALINFPAMHLKVDDERFSFEADLAPNKNGELAFLQTQQHSPWRTIIVSDDARDILKSKLILNLNEPSVIKDTSWIKPMKYIGVWWEYFTGGGSTWAYSNQQDVIIGTTDYRTLRPNHHHGANTAHVKKYIDFAAEHGFDGVLVEGWNEGWEDNWAYGKDEIYSFTKAYPDFDIAEISEYAKKKKVKMIMHHETTSSVINYERNLNDAFSLMNKYDYPLVKTGYVGPIIPRSEYHDSQWMVNHYAYVAQKAADYKIMVNSHEAARPTGLHRTFPNWIAQESARGTEFESFNGNPPNHTTILPFTRLVGGPMDYTPGIFRGDLSVYGKNKAKLSTTLVKQLALYVVMYSPLQMAADLPENYMKYADAFQFIKDVALDWDHSYILEAEPGEYITIARKTKNKPEWFVGSITNEKSRNAIIDFSFLPKGKVYQAEIYQDGEKADYTQSVIDYKIYKRRIKATSKISFPLKPSGGLAIKIVEEAR; encoded by the coding sequence ATGAAGTGGAAGCTTTTTTTCTTGTTATTAATAGCACAATTCTGTTACGGACAGACTCTTAATTCTCCCCATTCTCAATTACAATTATTGTTTGAACTAGATTCAGCAGGTCGTCCTATTTACCAATTATCATACAAAGGGAATCCTGTTATCGATAGGAGTAAGCTAGGTTTTTGGATTAGTGGAAATATGGATTTTTCCAAGGACTTCACACTTATCCACACTAGTAATGCAGATGTGGATAAATCTTGGGAACCTGTAATGGGAGAGGAGAAAAGCATCAAAAATCAATATCGAGAAATGTTGGTAGAACTACAATCTAAGAGAGGTTGGAAGATGAATATTAGATTCCGATTATATGATGATGGATTAGGTTTTAGGTATGAATTTCCTATACAAGAAGGACTAAGGCATTTTAGGATTGATAAAGAATTTACAGAATTTGTGTTAAGGGATAATGCAAAAGCTTTTTGGCTACCTTCAGATTATGATACGAATGAATTTCCTACGACTATTTCTAAAATTTCCCAAATAGCTCATAAAATAGAAGAAGTAAGAAGAGAACCATTGGCTGCTAAAGCACCCTCTAAAGATTTGGCAGTACAAACTCCTTTAATGCTGAAGACTTCTCAAGGTTTGTATGTGAATATCCATGAAGCAGCCTTAATCAATTTTCCAGCAATGCACTTAAAAGTGGATGATGAAAGATTTAGTTTTGAGGCTGACTTAGCCCCCAATAAGAATGGAGAATTAGCTTTTTTACAGACTCAACAGCACAGCCCGTGGAGAACGATAATTGTGAGTGATGATGCTCGAGATATTTTAAAATCTAAATTGATTTTGAATCTTAATGAACCTTCTGTGATTAAGGACACCTCATGGATAAAACCCATGAAGTATATTGGTGTTTGGTGGGAATATTTTACTGGAGGAGGCTCCACATGGGCATACAGCAACCAGCAAGATGTTATAATAGGTACTACGGATTACCGAACATTACGCCCTAACCATCATCACGGAGCCAATACTGCCCATGTAAAAAAATATATAGACTTTGCAGCTGAGCATGGCTTTGATGGAGTTTTGGTAGAAGGATGGAATGAAGGATGGGAAGATAATTGGGCATATGGTAAGGATGAGATTTATAGTTTTACCAAGGCTTATCCAGATTTTGATATTGCTGAAATTTCAGAATATGCAAAAAAGAAAAAGGTGAAAATGATTATGCATCATGAGACAACCTCTTCAGTAATAAACTATGAGAGGAATTTAAACGATGCTTTTAGTTTAATGAATAAATACGATTATCCTTTGGTGAAAACGGGTTATGTAGGACCTATTATCCCAAGAAGTGAATATCATGATAGCCAATGGATGGTTAATCACTATGCTTATGTTGCACAGAAGGCTGCCGACTATAAAATTATGGTCAACTCTCATGAGGCGGCAAGACCTACAGGATTGCATAGGACTTTCCCTAATTGGATAGCACAAGAATCTGCAAGAGGGACAGAATTTGAGTCTTTTAATGGCAATCCTCCCAATCATACAACTATTCTGCCTTTTACTCGATTGGTAGGAGGGCCTATGGATTATACTCCTGGGATTTTCCGAGGGGATTTATCGGTGTATGGGAAGAATAAAGCCAAGTTGAGCACCACGCTGGTAAAGCAACTAGCGTTGTATGTGGTAATGTATAGCCCTTTACAGATGGCAGCTGATTTACCAGAAAATTATATGAAATATGCAGATGCATTTCAGTTTATTAAAGATGTTGCTTTGGACTGGGACCATTCTTATATCTTGGAAGCAGAACCTGGGGAATATATTACCATAGCTAGAAAAACAAAGAATAAACCAGAATGGTTTGTGGGGAGTATTACGAATGAGAAATCTAGGAATGCTATAATAGATTTTAGTTTTTTACCAAAAGGAAAAGTTTATCAGGCAGAAATCTATCAAGATGGAGAAAAGGCAGATTATACCCAATCGGTTATAGATTATAAGATTTATAAAAGAAGAATAAAAGCTACCTCTAAAATAAGTTTCCCTTTGAAGCCTAGTGGGGGGCTGGCTATCAAAATAGTTGAAGAAGCTCGTTAA